In Pseudomonadota bacterium, a single window of DNA contains:
- a CDS encoding sodium:solute symporter family protein, which produces MPQWGVISSLIVAYLVLTLWVGLRAGRGTSGTVDGFVAGDRNFGFLVMYFVTGASVFSAFAFLGGPGWAYSRGAAAFYILSYGVLGMMPWYVMGPKIARIGRQLGQVTQAQFLTGRFRSRGLSLLIAVISIVALIPYITLQIRGAGIVIEAVTEGQVPLWLGAAIAYGIVLVYVLVSGVAAVGWTNTLQGVFMLVIAWSLGLYLPRALYGGIGPMFEAILQARPELLELPGLTASGEPWSWAGYSSAIIISAVGITMWPHLFMKAFTARDERIIRRTVVWFPTFQLFLVPVFLIGFAGVLFVDSLERPDFILPHLVLNVDLPVIVVGLFCAGALSASMSTGDAILHATASVAVEDGVRPFTKLTGDQQRLLIRILVVVVGAVAYGFAVSEGTSLVVLLLTSYGVIAQLSPPVVAALFWRRATTAGVIAGLLFGSATALLCYFRPELKPIELHEGIFGLIANVAVLILVSLLTPAQDVEQVEAYVNPPPPSE; this is translated from the coding sequence ATGCCACAGTGGGGGGTGATCTCGTCCCTGATCGTCGCCTATCTCGTGCTAACGCTGTGGGTCGGCCTGCGAGCGGGTCGCGGCACATCGGGCACGGTCGATGGTTTCGTCGCGGGTGACCGCAACTTCGGCTTCCTGGTGATGTACTTTGTTACCGGCGCGTCGGTGTTCTCGGCCTTCGCCTTCCTGGGGGGGCCGGGGTGGGCCTATTCGCGCGGCGCAGCAGCCTTCTACATCTTGTCCTATGGCGTGCTCGGCATGATGCCGTGGTATGTGATGGGGCCGAAGATCGCGCGTATCGGTCGGCAGCTGGGGCAGGTGACGCAAGCGCAGTTCCTGACCGGCCGCTTCCGCTCGCGTGGCCTATCGTTGCTGATCGCCGTGATCAGTATCGTTGCGCTAATCCCCTACATCACGCTCCAGATTCGCGGCGCTGGCATCGTCATTGAAGCGGTCACGGAAGGGCAGGTACCGTTGTGGCTTGGGGCGGCGATCGCCTACGGCATCGTGCTGGTGTACGTGTTGGTGAGCGGTGTGGCGGCCGTGGGGTGGACCAACACGCTACAGGGCGTGTTCATGCTGGTGATCGCCTGGTCTCTTGGCCTCTACCTCCCCCGCGCGCTCTACGGCGGGATCGGTCCGATGTTCGAGGCCATCCTCCAGGCCCGGCCAGAGCTGCTTGAGTTGCCAGGTCTCACGGCCAGCGGTGAGCCCTGGAGCTGGGCGGGCTACAGCAGCGCCATCATCATTAGCGCCGTGGGCATCACGATGTGGCCGCACTTGTTCATGAAGGCGTTTACGGCGCGCGATGAGCGCATCATCCGTCGCACGGTCGTGTGGTTCCCTACCTTTCAGTTGTTTTTGGTTCCGGTGTTCCTCATTGGCTTTGCTGGCGTGCTCTTCGTCGATTCGCTGGAGCGGCCCGACTTTATCCTGCCGCATTTGGTCCTCAACGTAGATCTGCCCGTGATCGTGGTCGGGTTGTTCTGTGCGGGTGCCCTGTCAGCATCTATGTCCACCGGTGACGCTATCCTGCACGCCACCGCGTCCGTGGCGGTGGAAGATGGCGTTCGCCCCTTCACCAAGCTCACGGGGGATCAGCAACGCTTGCTGATTCGTATCCTGGTGGTAGTGGTCGGGGCGGTAGCCTACGGATTCGCGGTCTCCGAAGGGACGTCGCTGGTGGTGCTGCTGCTGACCTCCTACGGCGTCATCGCCCAGCTGTCGCCGCCCGTGGTCGCCGCCTTGTTCTGGCGCCGGGCGACCACGGCTGGCGTCATCGCCGGGTTGTTATTCGGCAGTGCGACGGCACTGCTCTGTTACTTCCGGCCCGAGCTCAAGCCCATCGAATTGCACGAAGGGATTTTCGGGCTGATCGCGAACGTCGCGGTCCTTATCCTGGTGTCCTTGCTCACGCCGGCGCAGGATGTCGAGCAGGTAGAGGCTTACGTCAACCCACCACCTCCCTCGGAGTAG
- a CDS encoding metal ABC transporter substrate-binding protein: MYRLSRRSFVAALAALAVAPTVGVTAAGRLKVVATFTVLADLVSNIAGDHVSLTTLVGPNADAHVYEPSPADARRLAEADLVLVNGLGFEGWIDRLIEASGYDGPIMVASEGVAALETAKHQIDPHAWQDLANGRLAVGNIARALSAVDPRHADDYRRYAQRYDRQLAALDLQIRGWFAAIPPNERKVITSHDAFQYFGRAYGIDFLAPVGLSTQDEPSAGEIAALVKQMRKEGIRALFVDNIADRRLMQQLGREASAVIGGTLYSDSLSTAEGPAATYIDMFRHNASEIVRVLQASALRPSR; encoded by the coding sequence ATGTATCGCCTGTCGCGACGATCATTCGTTGCTGCGCTCGCCGCCCTAGCGGTTGCCCCGACCGTTGGCGTCACGGCCGCCGGCAGACTCAAGGTCGTTGCCACCTTCACCGTGCTCGCAGATCTGGTGAGCAACATCGCCGGGGACCACGTGAGCCTCACTACCTTGGTCGGCCCCAACGCTGACGCTCACGTCTACGAGCCCAGCCCTGCCGATGCCCGCAGGCTAGCTGAAGCCGATCTCGTGCTCGTCAACGGCCTTGGCTTTGAGGGCTGGATCGACCGCCTCATTGAGGCTTCCGGCTACGACGGCCCGATCATGGTGGCCAGTGAAGGTGTCGCCGCGCTCGAGACCGCCAAGCACCAGATCGACCCTCATGCCTGGCAAGATCTCGCCAACGGTCGGCTGGCGGTCGGCAACATCGCGCGCGCCTTGAGCGCCGTCGACCCGCGCCACGCGGACGACTACCGCCGCTACGCGCAACGCTACGATCGGCAACTCGCGGCCCTAGACCTGCAAATCCGTGGCTGGTTTGCTGCCATCCCCCCAAATGAACGCAAAGTGATCACCTCACACGATGCCTTCCAGTACTTTGGGCGGGCCTACGGCATCGACTTCCTCGCGCCGGTTGGGCTGAGTACGCAGGACGAACCGTCAGCAGGTGAGATCGCGGCGCTGGTGAAGCAAATGCGCAAGGAAGGCATCCGCGCGCTATTCGTCGACAACATCGCCGACCGGCGTCTGATGCAGCAACTCGGACGCGAGGCCAGCGCAGTCATCGGGGGGACCCTCTACTCGGACTCCCTTTCCACAGCCGAAGGCCCGGCAGCCACCTACATTGATATGTTTCGACACAACGCAAGTGAGATCGTCCGCGTCCTGCAGGCCTCAGCGTTGCGCCCGTCCCGATGA
- a CDS encoding DUF6702 family protein: MTGSALVLLPAIALACALSAMAHPLRLSLCEVEYSSERQLLSISLRLFVMDVNEALVFDPNSTALALGKPNESADAQRLLLSYLEDFFRIDANGEKVDLKIKSKRLKGEGDNTALALLFEHRLAPPLRSLAIRNAVFTDLFSDQNNIVYVHVDDASKSLMLTKKTPEHELAF; this comes from the coding sequence ATGACCGGCTCTGCGCTGGTGCTACTGCCGGCTATCGCGCTCGCTTGTGCGCTCAGCGCGATGGCGCATCCCCTGCGCCTGTCTCTGTGCGAAGTAGAGTACTCGTCCGAGCGGCAGCTCCTCTCGATCAGCCTGCGGCTGTTCGTCATGGACGTGAATGAAGCGCTGGTGTTCGACCCGAACAGCACGGCCCTGGCGCTAGGAAAGCCCAACGAATCAGCCGATGCGCAGAGACTATTGCTCTCCTACTTGGAGGACTTCTTCCGCATTGACGCCAACGGTGAGAAGGTAGATCTAAAAATCAAGAGCAAGCGGTTGAAAGGCGAGGGCGACAACACGGCGCTCGCCCTGCTGTTCGAGCATCGCCTCGCCCCGCCCCTACGCTCTTTGGCCATCAGAAACGCGGTGTTCACCGACTTGTTCTCCGATCAAAACAACATCGTCTACGTGCACGTGGACGACGCGTCCAAAAGCCTGATGCTCACCAAGAAGACCCCCGAACACGAGCTTGCCTTCTAG
- a CDS encoding serine hydrolase domain-containing protein, with translation MHPITATTLALVLALGTATERAFAEQDTSLAALREKLGITSVLFLSRDERDLAFKHFDTLFPARTIEASDAPYALALQPGDFSALHYRVDDTAYVLEDFLQMRESRGLLVWQNGRVLLEYYAQGHDQRTRWVSFSIAKSVTSMLIGAAIRDGYIASVDEPVTHYVPRFRGTNYEGVTIKHVLQMASGVDWNEDYTDPQSDVARAGAANGIELVRYLGQLDRGAPPGDVFLYNTGETNLAGEILRAAIGNNAATYLTHKIWQPFGMGSEASWLLGKAGGGETGGCCISATLRDYARLGIFALRGGRLADGTRVLPERWMGESTTPSRGSDGYGYLWWLDVSGSFRARGIFGQQIFIDPRSSLVIAVHSNAPTAVGSRYHEHLEALVAALAKMLGQP, from the coding sequence ATGCATCCCATCACCGCGACGACGCTAGCGCTGGTTCTAGCGCTGGGCACCGCGACCGAGCGGGCGTTTGCCGAGCAGGACACCTCCTTGGCCGCCCTGCGCGAGAAGCTCGGCATCACCAGCGTCCTGTTCCTGTCCCGGGATGAGCGCGACCTTGCCTTCAAGCACTTCGACACGCTGTTTCCCGCGCGCACCATCGAAGCGAGCGACGCGCCGTATGCACTTGCCTTACAGCCGGGGGACTTCTCCGCCCTTCACTATCGCGTGGACGACACCGCTTACGTGCTCGAGGACTTTCTGCAGATGCGCGAGTCTAGGGGTCTGCTCGTTTGGCAGAACGGACGAGTGCTGCTCGAGTACTACGCACAGGGCCACGACCAACGCACTCGCTGGGTGTCCTTCTCGATCGCTAAGTCCGTGACATCGATGTTGATCGGCGCAGCGATTCGCGACGGCTACATCGCGAGCGTCGATGAGCCGGTGACGCACTACGTGCCTAGGTTTCGCGGCACGAACTACGAGGGCGTGACCATCAAACACGTGCTGCAGATGGCCTCGGGCGTTGACTGGAACGAAGACTATACCGATCCGCAGTCCGACGTGGCGCGAGCGGGTGCCGCCAACGGTATCGAGCTGGTCCGCTACCTTGGTCAGCTCGACCGGGGTGCGCCCCCTGGGGATGTCTTTCTCTACAACACGGGGGAGACCAACTTGGCGGGGGAGATCTTGCGTGCGGCCATCGGCAACAACGCGGCCACCTATCTCACGCACAAGATCTGGCAACCGTTCGGCATGGGCAGTGAGGCCTCATGGCTACTGGGCAAGGCAGGCGGTGGGGAGACAGGCGGCTGCTGCATAAGCGCGACCCTGCGAGACTACGCCCGCCTCGGTATCTTCGCCCTGCGCGGCGGCCGCCTCGCCGATGGCACCCGGGTACTGCCGGAGCGTTGGATGGGCGAGTCCACCACGCCATCTCGTGGCAGCGACGGCTACGGATACCTGTGGTGGCTAGATGTGTCTGGTAGCTTCCGCGCACGCGGCATATTCGGTCAACAGATCTTCATCGACCCAAGATCCTCCCTGGTGATCGCCGTGCACAGCAATGCCCCCACGGCCGTTGGGAGCCGATACCACGAACACCTCGAAGCACTCGTGGCTGCTCTGGCAAAGATGTTAGGGCAGCCGTGA
- a CDS encoding metal ABC transporter permease → MALYAALIQPFVEFGFMRRALVACLALSLGCGPVGTLLVLRRMSLVGDALSHAVLPGAAIGFMLCGLSLVAMSLGGFIAGLAVALLSGVVARVTPQREDASFAALYLISLAAGVLIVSTRGSNVDLMHVLFGTILAVDNASLLLVVSIATLTLFALAIIARGLIVECFDPGFLRAVGGPSASLHFLFLVLVVINLVAGFHALGTLMAVGLMMLPATAARFWVNDVAKLAATSSAIAFTSAYAGLLLSYHVDLPSGPSIILVAGSVYLISLLAGPRGSVGARILMRQHDQAQTWPE, encoded by the coding sequence ATGGCCCTCTACGCCGCGCTGATTCAGCCCTTTGTCGAATTTGGGTTCATGCGCAGGGCGTTGGTCGCCTGCCTAGCGCTAAGCCTCGGCTGCGGCCCCGTGGGCACACTGCTGGTCTTGCGCCGCATGAGCCTAGTCGGCGATGCCTTGAGCCACGCAGTGCTGCCCGGCGCGGCGATCGGCTTCATGCTCTGCGGCCTCTCACTCGTCGCGATGAGCTTGGGCGGCTTCATCGCAGGATTAGCCGTGGCGCTGTTATCAGGTGTGGTGGCGCGGGTCACCCCACAGCGCGAGGACGCGAGCTTCGCCGCCCTGTATCTGATCTCCTTGGCTGCGGGGGTACTGATCGTATCCACCCGGGGCAGCAACGTCGATCTCATGCACGTGCTGTTCGGCACAATCCTCGCTGTCGACAACGCCTCCCTGCTACTGGTGGTGTCGATCGCGACACTGACGCTCTTCGCGCTGGCCATCATCGCCCGTGGGCTGATCGTCGAGTGCTTCGACCCCGGCTTCTTACGCGCCGTAGGGGGTCCGAGCGCAAGCCTACACTTCCTGTTCCTCGTGCTCGTGGTGATCAACCTGGTCGCCGGATTTCACGCGCTAGGCACGCTGATGGCGGTGGGCTTGATGATGCTGCCGGCCACCGCAGCACGATTCTGGGTGAACGACGTGGCGAAGCTAGCGGCCACCAGCAGCGCGATCGCTTTCACCTCTGCCTACGCCGGCCTGCTCCTCTCCTACCACGTTGACCTTCCCTCTGGACCGTCGATCATCCTGGTGGCGGGAAGTGTGTACCTCATCTCGCTACTCGCTGGCCCTAGGGGCAGCGTCGGCGCTCGAATTCTCATGCGCCAGCACGATCAGGCCCAAACATGGCCGGAGTAA
- a CDS encoding HupE/UreJ family protein, protein MDPLAFYLQVGFKHIADLAAYDHLLFLIALCAVYRLEQWRSIAILVTAFTIGHSITLALAALDTVRISSSLIEFLIPTTILITALLNVVRAPSESVRANMGPNYALALFFGLIHGMGFSNYFRALLMDESSILVPLVGFNLGIELGQLMIVAVIIALAYVFLNVLSVKHRDWNVFVSGGAAALALQLMLANQFW, encoded by the coding sequence ATGGATCCGCTTGCCTTCTATCTGCAGGTGGGCTTCAAACACATCGCAGACCTCGCCGCCTACGACCACCTCCTCTTTCTAATCGCCCTCTGCGCGGTCTACCGGCTCGAGCAGTGGCGCAGCATCGCGATCCTCGTCACTGCCTTCACTATTGGCCACAGCATTACGCTCGCCCTTGCGGCCCTCGATACGGTACGTATCTCGTCCAGCCTGATCGAGTTTCTCATTCCGACGACCATCCTGATCACGGCCTTGCTTAACGTGGTGCGTGCACCGAGCGAATCCGTTCGCGCAAACATGGGTCCCAACTACGCCCTAGCCCTGTTCTTCGGGCTGATCCACGGCATGGGGTTCTCCAACTACTTTCGCGCCTTGTTGATGGACGAGTCGTCGATCCTCGTGCCGCTGGTGGGATTCAACCTCGGGATAGAGCTCGGACAGCTGATGATCGTGGCCGTGATAATCGCCCTCGCGTACGTGTTCCTCAACGTGCTGAGCGTCAAGCACCGCGACTGGAACGTGTTCGTATCCGGCGGTGCGGCGGCTTTGGCACTGCAGCTGATGCTGGCGAACCAATTCTGGTAG
- the argE gene encoding acetylornithine deacetylase: MSELDSVDMLARLVAFPTVSRDSNLPLIDWVEDYLGAFGARCRRTCNEAGDKANLFAAIGPHAPGGVVLSGHTDVVPVDGQDWHTDPFKLTERDGLLYGRGSSDMKGFAAVFLSRLAGLDCSALQRPLYLALSYDEEVGCLGIDRMVDDALAEFPRPDYAIIGEPTTMQIVRAHKSINVFRTVVTGQAAHSSQPHRGAGAILAAARIIQHLDALGRHKRAEATDSGCEPPWTTVQVGTIQGGTAVNILPSHCEFLWEYRGLPGEDPEQILTAMQRFIAQEVEPDLKEFAPQASVQTVPIARVPPLVPDSQAKAESWVRSLGGVRAGGSGEVSFATEAGSFQRAGISSVVCGPGSIDQAHQPNEFIDPAELQRCEAMVDDVIAYLCRRH; the protein is encoded by the coding sequence GTGTCCGAACTCGATTCCGTCGACATGCTCGCGCGCCTAGTCGCCTTCCCCACGGTGTCGCGCGACTCGAATCTGCCGCTGATCGATTGGGTGGAGGACTACCTCGGCGCCTTCGGCGCGCGCTGCCGTCGCACCTGCAACGAGGCTGGCGATAAGGCCAACCTGTTCGCGGCCATCGGCCCGCACGCCCCCGGCGGCGTGGTGCTCTCCGGCCATACGGACGTGGTGCCCGTGGATGGACAGGATTGGCATACGGATCCCTTCAAGCTGACCGAGCGTGATGGGTTGCTCTACGGGCGAGGCAGTTCGGATATGAAGGGCTTCGCCGCCGTGTTTCTCTCCCGCCTCGCGGGCCTCGACTGTTCGGCGCTGCAGCGCCCTCTCTACCTCGCACTCTCCTACGATGAGGAAGTGGGCTGCCTCGGCATCGACCGCATGGTGGATGACGCGCTCGCCGAGTTCCCGCGACCCGACTACGCGATCATCGGCGAGCCGACCACCATGCAGATCGTCCGCGCCCACAAGTCGATCAACGTGTTTCGAACCGTGGTGACCGGCCAGGCCGCCCACTCGAGCCAACCTCATCGCGGCGCCGGCGCCATCCTCGCCGCCGCTCGCATCATCCAGCATCTGGATGCCCTCGGCCGGCACAAGCGCGCCGAGGCGACTGACTCCGGCTGCGAGCCGCCCTGGACTACCGTACAAGTTGGTACGATCCAGGGCGGCACGGCGGTAAATATTCTGCCTAGCCATTGTGAGTTTCTTTGGGAATACCGGGGACTGCCTGGGGAGGATCCGGAGCAAATCCTCACCGCCATGCAGCGGTTCATCGCGCAGGAGGTGGAGCCGGATCTGAAGGAGTTCGCACCGCAGGCCTCAGTGCAGACCGTGCCGATCGCGCGCGTCCCGCCCCTCGTGCCAGATTCGCAGGCAAAGGCGGAGAGCTGGGTGCGAAGCCTCGGCGGCGTGCGCGCCGGCGGCTCCGGCGAAGTCTCTTTTGCCACTGAAGCCGGCAGCTTTCAGCGTGCGGGGATCAGCTCTGTGGTCTGCGGGCCAGGCTCTATCGACCAGGCCCACCAGCCTAACGAATTCATAGACCCTGCAGAGCTGCAGCGCTGCGAGGCGATGGTAGACGATGTGATCGCCTACCTTTGCCGGAGGCACTGA